Genomic segment of Falsirhodobacter algicola:
GGGCAGGACATCGGATATGATGAGCGGGTCGAGCTGGGTGATCATAGGTGGCGCGCTGCGCGGGTTGGCAAGAACAACGATCGGCAGATCATCAGACACCAAGTCAGAAACCTGCAATTTCTCCGGATTGCAGACGAAGCTGAAAGGTTTACTCACCCCGGGAGGCAGCGGTGTAGCAGAAGCCACCGCCCACAAGATACGTGTAAGTTCGAGCTCGAAAGAATGCTGGTCCAGCTCCGAGCCAATGATCGAAATGGCTCCTGGCTGCAGCATGCGCCGAGCATTGGCTTCGGTTCCAATCATCTCGGCCAGCGTTAACGCGAAATAGAGCTTAGCAGGATCGGGACGCCGATCTTGCCGTAGGACGCCGAACCCGGCCCCGACTGGACCCTGGCAGAAACGAGCCCTGGCCTCATCGCACAGCACTTCGACTCCCTCATGAATGCCGGGCAGGTGGGCGGCGGGCTTCCTCACGTCGAGGTCGGGATCTACTGATGCAAACGCGAGCTCGGCTGTCGCCAGCAGCATCAGATGCGTGCGGTGCGGTGATGATGCTTGTTTCTCGGGGGGTGAAGGTGGGGACATGTCTTATCTCCGGTCACGCGTATCCTGTCCCGACAGGGCATCTGTCGAGCTAAATAGAGCTACGAGAGTGGGGGGTTGTTGGCTCCCGAGATACTGTCGGAGCCTTATACGTCAGCGCGTGGAAACGCTCTGATTTATTCAGGTGAGAGGGGCGCTATATTCTAGGATGTAGGCATTTCATAATCGTTCAGATTGGCCGCATGAATCTTCTATGGGTGTTTGTGATGGAGCATTGAGCTGATCATCAGCATAGGGACATTAGCTCCGCATCGTCAACATGGTTTTCAGCTGGAAGTGTGGTTTAGTGCCCTGAAAAAACTAAATAACTTTTGTTTTCGCATTCGGCCATGCGATCTGTGAAAATATTCGGAAATTCGCATTGTGAACAAATGATCATTGAAAATGATTCACGCATTTAATCGGAATGGGTTCTGAGCGATGATCATGGGACATTGCTCCTTGAGGTGCCATCGCATGATAAGCGGAACTAATCTCTGGAGTGCAGTATGATCTCGAAAAGCACCGATCTGTTCAGTGTAGTGGAGGGGGTCTTTTATCGCGCTGTCGATCCGACCTATCTTGGTTCAAGCTTGAGTGGATCGAGGCGGCCGGGCCGCTATTCCAACGCCGATCAGCCCACCCTTTATCTCAGCTCCTCTCCTGAAGGGGTTGAGGCGGCCATGAAGGCTCATGCACATGAACGAGTAGAGCATCTTCAGCTTATTCAGGTGTCTGTCCGTGCCCGTCACGTTTTCGACCTTCGCGACGAACGCTTGTGCACCCTTGCAGGCGTTTCCTTGAACGATGCCACCGCTCCTTGGCAGGATCTCGTGGCAGAAGGAAAACGGCCTTCGTCGTGGGACGTGCGGGACCGCCTTATCAGCTTGGGTGCCAAGGGCCTCATAGATCCTTCGAGAAAGGCTCCTAGCCTCTGGCACCTTGTGCTGTTCGAGTGGAACAAGGATGGGGCGCCGAAAGTGCAGCAGATCGAATAAGTGGGTGAAGGTCGGCTCTGCGCTCCGACCGTCGATCATGGGACGGAGCGGCCGCTCACCGTTGCGGATAGACCGTGCGCGGGATTGTGTGCATCTTCGGAGTAGTCATCTGGGGAGAGACATGGACACCGAC
This window contains:
- a CDS encoding RES family NAD+ phosphorylase, with amino-acid sequence MISKSTDLFSVVEGVFYRAVDPTYLGSSLSGSRRPGRYSNADQPTLYLSSSPEGVEAAMKAHAHERVEHLQLIQVSVRARHVFDLRDERLCTLAGVSLNDATAPWQDLVAEGKRPSSWDVRDRLISLGAKGLIDPSRKAPSLWHLVLFEWNKDGAPKVQQIE